Proteins encoded in a region of the Burkholderia ubonensis subsp. mesacidophila genome:
- a CDS encoding lytic transglycosylase domain-containing protein — MNRRLVSIALLTAGAWLASGNARADCFDEAAKYQQVNPLILRAIAWQESRNRPDARNKNANGSTDYGLMQINSIHLPVLSRYGIGRDTLMEPCKNVYIAAWHLRQKMNRYGNTWQAVGAYHSETPSLRDKYAKQIAGILTQWKLLPPQP, encoded by the coding sequence ATGAACAGACGGCTCGTTTCGATTGCGTTGTTGACCGCCGGCGCATGGCTCGCCAGCGGCAACGCACGCGCCGATTGTTTCGACGAAGCAGCCAAATACCAGCAGGTCAATCCGCTGATCCTGCGTGCGATCGCGTGGCAGGAATCGCGCAACCGGCCGGACGCGAGGAACAAGAATGCGAACGGCTCGACCGACTACGGGCTGATGCAGATCAATTCGATCCATCTGCCCGTGCTGTCGCGCTACGGGATCGGCCGCGACACGCTGATGGAGCCGTGCAAGAACGTCTATATCGCGGCGTGGCACCTGCGCCAGAAGATGAACCGGTACGGCAACACGTGGCAGGCGGTCGGCGCCTATCACTCGGAAACGCCGTCGCTGCGCGACAAGTACGCGAAGCAGATCGCCGGCATCCTGACGCAATGGAAATTGCTGCCGCCGCAGCCGTGA
- a CDS encoding GTP-binding protein, whose protein sequence is MNPAMKQPLPVTVLSGFLGAGKTTLLNHILANRAGLKVAVIVNDLAAVNIDASLVRDAQALSHVEERLVEMSNGCICCTLRDDLLVEIRKLAEEGRFDAILIESTGIAEPMPIAETFTFVDDDGTSLGEIARLDTLVTVVDAFNFLRDYGSDDALAARGIAASEDDDRTLVELLIEQIEFCDVLVINKADLVGADELARLQHILARLNPRAHQLVSTFGNVPPRELLNTGRFDFDEAANAPGWLASLEHAHDHDHEHGGDHHHAHPHVHGEADEFGIGNFVYRARRPFHPGRLWALLHQEWPGVLRSKGFFWLATRNDIAGSLSQAGGVCRHGPAGLWWAAQDRAEWPDDDALLAEIRTEWQGDLDDRSVGDRRQELVLIGIGLDAAAWRAKLDACLLTDTEFALGAAGWTELFDDPFPAWDIDSHDDEDHGDAQILHRS, encoded by the coding sequence ATGAATCCGGCAATGAAACAGCCGTTGCCCGTCACCGTGCTGTCCGGCTTTCTCGGCGCCGGCAAGACCACGCTGCTCAACCATATCCTCGCGAACCGCGCGGGCCTGAAGGTCGCCGTGATCGTCAACGATCTCGCGGCGGTCAACATCGACGCGTCGCTCGTGCGCGACGCGCAGGCGCTGTCGCACGTCGAGGAACGACTCGTCGAGATGTCGAACGGCTGCATCTGCTGCACGCTGCGCGACGATCTGCTCGTCGAGATCCGCAAGCTCGCCGAGGAAGGCCGCTTCGACGCGATCCTGATCGAGTCGACCGGGATCGCCGAGCCGATGCCGATCGCCGAAACCTTCACGTTCGTCGACGACGACGGCACGTCGCTCGGCGAGATCGCGCGGCTCGACACGCTCGTCACCGTCGTCGACGCGTTCAATTTCCTGCGCGACTACGGCTCGGACGACGCGCTGGCCGCGCGCGGCATCGCGGCCAGCGAGGACGACGACCGCACGCTCGTCGAACTGCTGATCGAGCAGATCGAGTTCTGCGACGTGCTCGTGATCAACAAGGCCGACCTCGTCGGCGCGGACGAACTGGCGCGCTTGCAGCACATCCTCGCGCGGCTGAATCCGCGCGCACACCAGCTCGTTTCGACGTTCGGCAACGTGCCGCCCCGCGAGCTGCTGAACACCGGCCGCTTCGATTTCGACGAGGCGGCGAACGCGCCGGGCTGGCTCGCGTCGCTCGAGCATGCGCATGATCACGATCATGAGCACGGCGGCGACCATCACCACGCGCATCCGCACGTGCATGGCGAGGCGGACGAATTCGGCATCGGCAACTTCGTCTACCGCGCGCGCCGGCCGTTTCATCCGGGACGCCTGTGGGCGCTGCTGCACCAGGAGTGGCCGGGCGTGCTGCGCAGCAAGGGGTTCTTCTGGCTCGCGACGCGCAACGACATCGCCGGCTCGCTGTCGCAGGCGGGCGGTGTGTGCCGGCACGGGCCGGCGGGCTTGTGGTGGGCCGCGCAGGATCGCGCGGAATGGCCGGACGACGACGCGCTGCTCGCCGAGATCCGCACGGAATGGCAGGGCGACCTCGACGACCGCTCGGTCGGCGACCGGCGCCAGGAACTCGTGCTGATCGGCATCGGCCTCGACGCGGCCGCATGGCGCGCGAAGCTCGACGCGTGCTTGTTGACCGATACGGAATTCGCCCTCGGCGCCGCAGGGTGGACGGAATTGTTCGACGACCCGTTCCCGGCCTGGGACATCGACTCGCACGACGACGAAGACCACGGCGACGCGCAGATCCTGCATCGTTCGTAA
- a CDS encoding HU family DNA-binding protein, whose protein sequence is MNKQELIDAVAAQTGASKAQTGETLDTLLEVIKKAVSKGDAVQLIGFGSFGSGKRAARTGRNPKTGETIKIPAAKTVKFTAGKAFKDAVNKR, encoded by the coding sequence ATGAACAAACAGGAACTGATCGACGCCGTCGCTGCCCAAACGGGCGCCAGCAAGGCTCAAACCGGCGAAACGCTGGACACGCTGCTCGAAGTCATCAAGAAAGCCGTGTCGAAGGGCGACGCGGTTCAGCTGATCGGCTTCGGCAGCTTCGGTTCGGGCAAGCGCGCAGCACGTACGGGCCGCAACCCGAAGACCGGCGAAACCATCAAGATCCCGGCAGCCAAGACCGTCAAGTTCACGGCTGGCAAGGCGTTCAAGGACGCCGTCAACAAGCGTTAA
- the mnmC gene encoding bifunctional tRNA (5-methylaminomethyl-2-thiouridine)(34)-methyltransferase MnmD/FAD-dependent 5-carboxymethylaminomethyl-2-thiouridine(34) oxidoreductase MnmC, whose product MPDRLVPATLAFRDDGTLVSPAYGDVYHSAAGALAQANHVFVAGNGLPARWQGRRTFTIVETGFGAGGNFLATWAAWRDDPARCERLHFVSVEKHPFTRDDLRRAASHVVADATTSADVDALADAWPMLVPGLHRLEFDGGRVVLTLVFGDALAMLPELAVRADAFYMDGFAPSKNPDMWSVDVFRALARLAGDGATFATYSSSGAVKHALEEASFAYRKVDGFAGKHVMLVGEFAPRWQMRRHEPPRALPVETRRAIVIGAGLAGCAVVERLAARGWDVTLIERRERIASEASGNPAGVFHPLMTRDDNVASRLTRSGFLHALARWRALERAGHGFGRSTRGMIQLAESADDFERMRAAFDALGVPPDYARLLNVDEARARLLLPVAHGGLLFPHGGAVRPAELSTAQCAAAGERVQILTRTEVARLERRGANWRALDAAGRTLAEAPAVVLANAGDAVRLAGLRHVALQPVRGQLTLLPPGSAAPLDCPVIGDGYAVPLDDGTLLIGATFEPDDVDPALRPAGHAENLERVRRLLPGLIGDAPGVDQLPGRVAFRWVAGDRLPLIGPLADEAQVLAHAKALSGAKARDLPRTEGLYGAFGYGSRGLVWAALGAELIASQLEGEPWPLERELAEAIDPARFLIRALRARQVGAAN is encoded by the coding sequence ATGCCAGACCGACTCGTTCCCGCCACGCTCGCGTTCCGCGACGACGGCACCCTCGTCTCGCCGGCCTACGGCGACGTCTATCACAGCGCCGCCGGCGCGCTCGCGCAGGCGAACCACGTGTTCGTCGCCGGCAACGGCCTGCCCGCGCGCTGGCAGGGCAGGCGCACGTTCACGATCGTCGAGACCGGCTTCGGCGCCGGCGGCAACTTCCTCGCGACCTGGGCTGCGTGGCGCGACGATCCCGCGCGCTGCGAACGGCTCCATTTCGTGTCGGTCGAGAAGCATCCGTTCACGCGCGACGACCTGCGCCGCGCCGCATCGCACGTCGTTGCAGATGCAACGACGTCGGCGGACGTCGACGCGCTCGCCGATGCGTGGCCGATGCTCGTGCCGGGCCTGCACCGGCTCGAATTCGACGGCGGACGCGTGGTGCTCACGCTCGTGTTCGGCGATGCGCTCGCGATGCTGCCGGAGCTCGCGGTGCGCGCCGACGCGTTCTATATGGATGGGTTTGCGCCGTCGAAAAACCCGGACATGTGGTCGGTCGACGTGTTTCGCGCGCTCGCGCGCCTCGCCGGCGACGGCGCGACGTTCGCGACGTATTCGAGTTCGGGCGCCGTGAAGCACGCGCTCGAGGAAGCGAGCTTCGCGTATCGCAAGGTCGACGGCTTCGCCGGCAAACACGTGATGCTCGTCGGCGAATTCGCGCCGCGCTGGCAGATGCGCCGCCACGAGCCGCCGCGTGCGCTGCCGGTCGAAACGCGCCGCGCGATCGTGATCGGCGCGGGCCTCGCGGGCTGCGCGGTGGTCGAGCGGCTCGCCGCGCGCGGCTGGGACGTCACGCTGATCGAGCGGCGCGAACGCATCGCGAGCGAAGCGTCGGGCAATCCCGCCGGCGTGTTCCATCCGCTGATGACGCGCGACGACAACGTCGCGAGCCGGCTCACGCGCAGCGGCTTCCTCCACGCGCTCGCCCGCTGGCGCGCGCTCGAACGCGCGGGCCACGGGTTCGGGCGCAGCACGCGCGGGATGATCCAGCTCGCGGAATCGGCCGACGATTTCGAGCGGATGCGCGCGGCCTTCGACGCGCTCGGCGTGCCGCCGGACTATGCGCGGCTGCTGAACGTCGACGAAGCGCGCGCGCGCCTGTTGCTGCCGGTCGCGCACGGCGGCCTGCTGTTTCCGCACGGCGGCGCAGTGCGGCCGGCCGAGTTGTCCACCGCGCAGTGCGCGGCGGCCGGTGAGCGCGTGCAGATCCTGACGCGCACCGAAGTCGCGCGGCTCGAACGGCGCGGCGCCAACTGGCGCGCGCTCGACGCCGCCGGCCGGACGCTCGCGGAAGCCCCGGCCGTCGTGCTCGCGAACGCCGGCGACGCGGTGCGGCTTGCCGGGCTGCGGCACGTCGCGCTGCAGCCGGTGCGCGGGCAGCTCACGCTGCTGCCGCCGGGCAGCGCGGCGCCGCTCGACTGCCCGGTGATCGGCGACGGCTACGCGGTGCCGCTCGACGACGGCACGCTGCTGATCGGCGCGACGTTCGAACCCGACGACGTCGACCCGGCGCTGCGTCCGGCCGGTCATGCCGAAAACCTGGAGCGGGTCCGGCGCCTGCTTCCCGGCCTGATCGGCGACGCGCCCGGCGTCGACCAGCTGCCCGGCCGCGTCGCGTTCCGCTGGGTCGCCGGCGACCGGCTGCCGCTGATCGGCCCGCTCGCGGACGAAGCGCAGGTGCTCGCCCACGCAAAGGCACTCAGCGGTGCAAAAGCGCGCGACCTGCCGCGCACCGAGGGCCTTTACGGCGCGTTCGGCTACGGCTCGCGCGGCCTCGTCTGGGCGGCGCTCGGCGCCGAGCTGATCGCGTCGCAACTCGAAGGCGAGCCGTGGCCGCTCGAGCGCGAGCTCGCCGAAGCGATCGATCCCGCCCGCTTCCTGATCCGCGCGCTACGCGCCCGACAGGTGGGCGCGGCCAACTGA
- a CDS encoding cation:proton antiporter: protein MKSAFSFLPNWPLAPDAVFWAGLALFAAGLCGELCYRAWRLPRITGYAVIGLIAGSFGFGVIDASTDETSRLLIDVALGLLLFELGSRLDLRWIRRNPWLIASSLAEATLTFVIVLFVMLALGVPGMVALVLSAIAIATSPSMVIQLKVELRAEGQVSQRLITLTALNSVYAVVLTKLVTTWLHQEAYGNVFATVLQPVYLLLGSFIVAYLVARTCIYLFRHMTATMRNEHSFVALFGLVMLAIAVAQALKLSTLLTLLLAGIIVKNLEARPQLWPEHFGTAGWLLTVVLFVLTLTSFTWGDIALGGLFAVALIVTRLVAKLAGVVAFAKPSGIGMKQGVALGIALSPMSALAYLLVDDTYQMYPNFDPHLRAIVMCSIVVLQLVGPFLVYRCLSAVGERSDSN, encoded by the coding sequence ATGAAGTCGGCGTTCTCATTCCTGCCCAATTGGCCGCTCGCACCGGATGCCGTGTTCTGGGCCGGCCTCGCGCTGTTCGCCGCCGGCCTGTGCGGCGAGCTCTGCTATCGCGCGTGGCGGCTGCCGCGCATCACCGGCTACGCGGTGATCGGCCTCATTGCCGGCTCGTTCGGTTTCGGCGTGATCGACGCCAGCACGGACGAAACGTCGCGACTGCTGATCGACGTCGCGCTCGGCCTGCTGCTGTTCGAACTCGGCAGCCGGCTCGACCTGCGCTGGATCCGCCGCAACCCGTGGCTGATCGCGTCGAGCCTCGCCGAAGCCACGCTCACGTTCGTGATCGTGCTGTTCGTGATGCTCGCGCTCGGCGTGCCGGGCATGGTCGCGCTCGTGCTGTCGGCGATCGCGATCGCGACGTCGCCGTCGATGGTGATCCAGCTGAAGGTCGAGCTGCGCGCGGAAGGGCAGGTGTCGCAGCGCCTGATCACGCTGACCGCGCTCAACAGCGTCTATGCAGTCGTGCTGACCAAGCTCGTGACCACCTGGCTGCACCAGGAGGCGTACGGCAACGTGTTCGCGACGGTCCTGCAGCCGGTCTACCTGCTGCTCGGCTCGTTCATCGTCGCGTACCTCGTCGCGCGCACGTGCATCTACCTGTTCCGCCACATGACCGCGACGATGCGCAACGAGCATTCGTTCGTCGCGCTGTTCGGGCTCGTGATGCTCGCGATCGCGGTCGCGCAGGCGCTGAAGCTGTCGACGCTGCTCACGCTGCTGCTCGCCGGCATCATCGTGAAGAACCTCGAGGCGCGTCCGCAGCTCTGGCCCGAGCACTTCGGCACCGCCGGCTGGCTGCTGACGGTCGTCCTGTTCGTGCTCACGCTGACGTCGTTCACGTGGGGCGACATCGCGCTCGGCGGGCTGTTCGCCGTCGCGCTGATCGTGACGCGGCTGGTCGCGAAACTGGCCGGCGTCGTCGCGTTCGCGAAGCCGAGCGGCATCGGGATGAAGCAGGGCGTCGCGCTCGGCATCGCACTGTCGCCGATGTCCGCGCTCGCGTACCTGCTCGTCGACGATACGTACCAGATGTACCCGAATTTCGATCCGCACCTGCGCGCGATCGTGATGTGCTCGATCGTCGTGCTGCAGCTGGTCGGCCCGTTCCTCGTCTACCGCTGCCTGTCGGCGGTCGGCGAGCGCAGCGACAGCAACTGA